Below is a window of Frigoribacterium sp. SL97 DNA.
AGACGCTAGCGGAACCGGCTGGGCGCACCCCGCCCGTCGGAGCACGCACGACGACGCCCGACCGCTCGGGGCGGTCGGGCGTCGTCGTGTTCGCGCACCAGAGCTGGTGGTCAGGCCTTCGTGGCCTTGAGCATGTAGCCGAAGCCCCGCTTGGTCTGGATGATGGGCTCCGTCGAGAACTGGTCGAGCTTGCGACGCAGGTACGAGATGTAGCTCTCGACGATGCCGGCGTCGCCGTTGAAGTCGTACTCCCACACGTGGTCGAGGATCTGGGCCTTCGACAGCACGCGGTTCGGGTTGAGCATGAGGTAACGGAGCAGCTTGAACTCGGTGGGGCTGAGCTCGATCGCGGTCTCGCCGATGGTGACCTCGTGGGTGTCCTGGTCCATCGTCAGCTCGCCGGCACGGATGATGGCGTCTTCGTCCTCGTTCATCGTGCGACGCAGGATCGCCTTGATGCGCGCGACGATCTCGTCGAGGCTGAACGGCTTGGTGACGTAGTCGTCGCCGCCGACCGTGAGGCCCGTGATCTTGTCCTCGGTGTCGTCCTTCGCCGTGAGGAAGAGGATGGGCGAGGTGTAGCCCGACGAGCGGAGGCGCTTGGTGACGCCGAACCCGTTCATGTCGGGCAGCATCACGTCGAGGATGATCAGGTCGGGTTCTTCTTCGAGGACCGCCGAGATCGCCTGCGCGCCGTTGCCGACCGCACGGACGGCGAAGCCGGCGAAACGCAGGCTGGTGGTCAACAGGTCGCGGATGTTCGGTTCGTCGTCGACGATCAGGATCTTGGGGCCGTCACTCATGCGCCCAAGTATCTGCGCGCCTCCTCGGTGTTTCCTGTGAGCCGGAGGCACGTCACCCGCACGTGCCCGGAGCGGCAGCCCTCAGGTGGCCGAGACGGCGGGACGCATGATCGTGGATGCGGACGCTCAGGCGTCGGGGGCGGACCACTCGACGTTGGGCACCAGGGCGACGCGCGTCGTCAACTCGAGCAGCTCGTCGGGCACGGCCAGCGTGAAGTCGACGCCCTCGCGCCGCTCGAGCACCGCGGTGTAGCCCGAGGCCCGGGTGATCTGCCACCCCGGGAACTCCTCGACCGACGCCGCGACGACCTGGGCCTCGGAGGCGTCGTCGGTGGCGCCGATCGCGGTGAGGCCGGCGAACAGGTGGTCCTTGACCGGCGACCCGGCGAGCAGGTCGCTGCGTTCGATCACCTCGGGGTCGGGGCTCCAGGTCACGATGCTGAGGGTCGCCCCCGCGTGGAGGCCGCCCTGCACCTCGTAGGTGCGGGCGACCGACACGACGACGGACGGGTCCCACTCGGCGAACCGGGCGACCTGGCCGCGGAACTCCATGGCGTCGTGATCGAGGGAGGCCACGAGCGGGCCGAACGTCGCGAACGGGGCCTGGTCGGCCGCGAACACCCGGCGCAGGCTGTCGCGCCAGAGCTCGTCGTCGCCCAGGGGGAGGTCGGCGTCCGTGGCGTCGCTCACGCGGCGACCACCGGCGAGTCGAGGATCGTGTAGCTGTAGCCCTGTTCGGCCAGGAACCGCTGACGGTTCTGGGCGAAGTCCTGGTCGACCGTG
It encodes the following:
- a CDS encoding response regulator transcription factor translates to MSDGPKILIVDDEPNIRDLLTTSLRFAGFAVRAVGNGAQAISAVLEEEPDLIILDVMLPDMNGFGVTKRLRSSGYTSPILFLTAKDDTEDKITGLTVGGDDYVTKPFSLDEIVARIKAILRRTMNEDEDAIIRAGELTMDQDTHEVTIGETAIELSPTEFKLLRYLMLNPNRVLSKAQILDHVWEYDFNGDAGIVESYISYLRRKLDQFSTEPIIQTKRGFGYMLKATKA